The Pseudomonadota bacterium region TTCGTAATCAGTAGGTCAGCGGTTCAACTCCGCTCATCGGCTCCAATGAAATCAAAGGGTTATACGGATTTTTCGGTAGGTGCTTTTTTATTTTTTCATTTTGCCCCACACTTTTTCATTGCTTAAAGCTATTTTTTAGAAAAAATCATTACTGAACCAATGAGAAGAAGAACTCAGGAGAGAATAAAAAACCCGCCGGGAGGCGGGTATGATTGATTAATTTAATTTTTGGTAGAAATCCTTTTTACTAAGGCCGGACTGCCTGATCATTGATTTTATCAGCTTGGTCCCGTATGTCTCGTTCCGGCTCCCCAAGGTATCTACGGTTACAATGCGCCGCTTGCCGTCGGTCACTCCTTCCCACTGTTCGTGACTGCCTTTCTGCCTGACTCTTTTAAAGTCAGCCCTTTTCAAAATTTTTCTTACCTTGGCAGGAGTTAACTCTGGATACCTGAAACCCATTTAGCATGAACAGGAACTGGACAGGTGAAAGGGAAGGACTTCGTCAAAGGTAAAGAATTTGCGACGCAGGTGCCTAAACTCCATCAGGGCGCTAATCAGGTGAAACTTTATGATGGAAAGGGGAGGGGCTTTGCGATTTAATAATTCAGAGATTGATTCCTTATTGTCGGTATTGAGGACTGTTTCAATATAAGATTTGATGGCATCCTGCATCTTTTTTTTAAGCTCAGCTTCCGTGTGGGCCTGGACAGCTATATCAAAATCAATGCACAAGCCTATCCACTTTTTGTCGTTGTAATAGCCGTAGCTTCTTAAAATAAGTTGACTTGGCACAGTTTTTACCATCTCTCAAGCCCTCCTAAGTGAAGTATCGTCTATGTCAGTAAAAAAATCAAGACACTAGATATGGAAATAATAATACGTCAATATCCCTTATCTAGTGGTTCCACATTTCCAGACCAATCCAGACGCACTGGCCGATCAGTTCAAAGTGATTCTGGCAGTGTTTCCACAAAGGCTTTGATTTCATCGCGCACCCGACGGTAGCAATCGAGCTGCGTTTTTTCATCAGCTCCCTGTTCTGCAAGTTTTTGAGCCATTTGGGGTGGGTCATTAAATCCCATATGTATGATTTTACTGCCGCTGGAAAAATAAGGACAGCTTTCATGGGCATGTCCGCACACCGTTATGATGGCATCCAGATCGATATCCACAAATTCATCCGCCAGCTTGGAGCGCTGGTGAGAAATATCCACCCCGGCCTCAGCCATTACTTTGACGGCAGATGGATTAAGACCGTGGGTTTCAATTCCAGCGGAAAAAGCTTCAATCTGTTTTTCCTTGAGGACCCTGGTCCAGCCTTCAGCCATCTGGCTGCGACATGAATTTCCGGTACATAAAAACAGAATTTTGATTTTTTTGNNNNNNNNNNNNNNNNNNNNNNNNNNNNNNNNNNNNNNNNNNNNNNNNNNNNNNNNNNNNNNNNNNNNNNNNNNNNNNNNNNNNNNNNNNNNNNNNNNNNGGAGTATTTACGGAGAGGCTGGAGAGGAGTGAAACGTGATGCGAGAAAAGATTGAGCGTTTAAGGGAAGTCAAAGAAACCGCCACTTTAGGGGGCGGGCAGGCCAGGATTGATAAAGTGCATGCCAAAGGCCAGCTGACGGCCCGGGAACGGATTGCGGCGCTGCTTGACGAAGGAAGTTTCGTTGAGTTCAATCGCCTGATTAAGTACCGGGAGGGAGCCCCGGGAGACGGCATTGTTACCGGTCATGGCACGATAGATGGCCGCTTGGTTTGTGTTTACGCCCAGGATGTCACCGTACTCGGAGGCTCACAGGGTTATATGCACGGGCGTAAACTTTATAAAATTCACGAAATGGCCATGAATATGGGAGTTCCCATCATCGCCCTCAATAATTCGCCGGGAGCCCGGGTTGTGCGGCCTGAACTGGCGGGCAGTGATGATCCCTATCGGGTCAGCGATGAAAAGCATGCCGGGGTTGTTTTTTATGTCAATACCCTAAGCTCCGGAGTGATCCCCCAGCTTGCCGCGATCTTCGGT contains the following coding sequences:
- a CDS encoding arsenate reductase ArsC is translated as KKIKILFLCTGNSCRSQMAEGWTRVLKEKQIEAFSAGIETHGLNPSAVKVMAEAGVDISHQRSKLADEFVDIDLDAIITVCGHAHESCPYFSSGSKIIHMGFNDPPQMAQKLAEQGADEKTQLDCYRRVRDEIKAFVETLPESL